A genome region from Actinopolymorpha sp. NPDC004070 includes the following:
- a CDS encoding metal-dependent hydrolase translates to MGHTHAVCGMAVGAVALPLVPLDRMAGQLAWVACCGGMALLPDLDHHSSTVTRMWGPLSRALGVVVCWLGRGHRGGTHDFIVAPLFWGLLVFLAGLNQWTLMAVLALAVGLALRACHFVIPGQYEKSWPVNLLVSAALGWWLVRNGAAADASWLPFAAMVGVLVHIGADALTVGSIPKPFSWLDGRPNRMGRGPLTTGRWYEHVLALAMVVVTFAGLYTHVPRVTALVDHIGTSIAATVGTAMGTTAAR, encoded by the coding sequence ATGGGACATACGCACGCCGTCTGTGGAATGGCCGTCGGTGCCGTGGCCCTGCCGCTGGTGCCCCTCGACCGGATGGCCGGTCAGCTCGCCTGGGTCGCCTGCTGCGGCGGAATGGCACTCCTTCCCGACCTGGACCACCACTCCTCGACCGTGACCCGGATGTGGGGTCCGCTGTCCCGCGCCCTCGGTGTCGTCGTCTGCTGGCTCGGCCGCGGACACCGTGGCGGCACCCACGACTTCATCGTCGCCCCGCTGTTCTGGGGGCTGCTGGTTTTCCTGGCCGGGCTGAACCAGTGGACCCTGATGGCCGTCCTCGCCCTCGCCGTGGGCCTGGCCCTGCGGGCGTGCCACTTCGTGATTCCCGGCCAGTACGAGAAGTCCTGGCCGGTCAACCTGCTGGTCTCCGCCGCCCTCGGCTGGTGGCTGGTCCGCAACGGGGCCGCGGCCGACGCGAGCTGGCTGCCGTTCGCGGCAATGGTGGGTGTGCTGGTGCACATCGGAGCGGACGCGCTCACCGTCGGGTCGATCCCCAAGCCGTTCAGCTGGCTGGACGGGCGGCCCAACCGGATGGGGAGGGGGCCGCTGACCACCGGGCGGTGGTACGAACACGTGCTCGCGCTGGCGATGGTGGTGGTGACGTTCGCCGGGTTGTACACCCATGTCCCACGCGTCACCGCGCTCGTTGACCACATCGGTACGTCCATCGCTGCCACGGTTGGCACGGCGATGGGGACAACAGCGGCGCGCTGA
- a CDS encoding DeoR/GlpR family DNA-binding transcription regulator — translation MTGPGSRVFTEERRTHILELVASRGRVRVAELADLLGVAEPTVRKDIADLDRQHLLRRTHGGALAIRPTYDPELATRARHNVEGKRAIAKACLAWISDGDAVYLDSGTTILALTEELRLALTGPAGGRGEGEPAEGRHPRQVNVLTNAVGVAQVLADVPTIRHTVLGGHYRTLGGCFVGPLALEAVRQFTVNTAFIGVTGLSTAGFTVSDVAEAELKNAVMDQARRVVVVMDHTKVGAHDFRKVCALDRVDAIVTDRRHDDLARQCADAGVELVVA, via the coding sequence ATGACCGGACCGGGCAGCAGGGTGTTCACCGAGGAACGCCGCACGCACATCCTCGAACTGGTCGCGTCCCGCGGCCGGGTGCGGGTGGCCGAGCTCGCCGACCTTCTCGGAGTCGCCGAGCCCACCGTCCGCAAGGACATCGCCGACCTGGACCGCCAGCACCTGCTCCGGCGCACTCACGGCGGCGCGCTCGCCATCCGGCCGACGTACGACCCGGAGCTGGCCACCCGGGCCCGGCACAACGTCGAGGGCAAACGAGCCATCGCGAAGGCGTGCCTGGCCTGGATCTCCGACGGCGACGCCGTCTACCTCGACAGCGGCACCACGATCCTCGCCCTCACCGAGGAGCTGCGGCTGGCACTCACCGGGCCGGCCGGCGGGCGGGGCGAGGGCGAGCCGGCCGAGGGCCGTCACCCGCGGCAGGTCAACGTGCTCACCAACGCGGTCGGCGTGGCGCAGGTGCTGGCCGACGTACCCACGATCCGGCACACGGTCCTCGGCGGGCACTACCGCACGCTCGGCGGGTGCTTCGTCGGCCCGCTCGCCCTGGAGGCGGTGCGCCAGTTCACCGTCAACACCGCCTTCATCGGGGTGACCGGGCTGTCCACCGCCGGCTTCACCGTGTCAGACGTCGCCGAGGCCGAGCTCAAGAACGCGGTGATGGACCAGGCCCGCCGGGTGGTCGTGGTGATGGACCACACCAAGGTCGGCGCACACGACTTCCGGAAAGTCTGCGCCCTGGACCGGGTTGACGCGATCGTCACCGACCGGCGCCACGACGACCTTGCCCGGCAGTGCGCCGACGCCGGAGTCGAGCTCGTCGTCGCCTGA
- a CDS encoding sugar phosphate isomerase/epimerase, producing the protein MTDAAPPSGSHTVGECAELGIFARTFPRPTAAEVAAAVAAHGFTTTQLNLSAFGRPTIPDPPTDPLHPDGPLDHARVAADFAAAGVRVWGVSATYNTIHPDLALRRRQTAAAAAFLPYAARLGAEVVTLCTGTRDPDDIWRRHPGNDDPAAWHDLRETLDVLLPAAEQAGVRLGVEPEPGNVVADAARARRLLTELGSDAHLVGIVLDPANLLDPATAGDQKRILTAAFDTLGDAVVCLHAKDVGTSGYAAAGTGLLDYDLVLALHAALPHRVPVIVQDATEDDVPRVRDFLRAHEPAR; encoded by the coding sequence ATGACCGACGCCGCGCCCCCTTCCGGGAGCCACACCGTGGGCGAGTGCGCCGAGCTGGGAATCTTCGCGCGTACCTTCCCCCGGCCGACCGCGGCCGAGGTCGCCGCCGCCGTCGCCGCGCACGGCTTCACCACGACCCAGCTGAACCTCTCCGCGTTCGGCCGGCCGACGATCCCCGACCCCCCGACCGACCCCCTGCACCCGGACGGTCCGCTCGACCACGCGCGGGTCGCGGCCGATTTCGCCGCCGCGGGCGTGCGCGTCTGGGGCGTCTCCGCGACGTACAACACGATCCATCCCGACCTCGCCCTCCGGCGCCGGCAGACGGCGGCCGCGGCCGCGTTCCTGCCGTACGCCGCCCGGCTCGGCGCCGAGGTCGTGACCCTGTGCACCGGCACGCGGGACCCCGACGACATCTGGCGCCGGCACCCGGGCAACGACGACCCGGCAGCCTGGCACGACCTGCGCGAGACACTCGACGTCCTGCTGCCCGCCGCGGAGCAGGCCGGCGTCCGGCTCGGCGTCGAACCCGAACCCGGCAACGTCGTCGCCGACGCCGCCCGGGCCCGCCGGCTGCTGACCGAGCTCGGCTCCGACGCCCACCTCGTCGGCATCGTGCTCGACCCGGCCAACCTCCTCGACCCGGCCACGGCCGGAGACCAGAAGCGCATCCTCACTGCCGCGTTCGACACCCTCGGCGACGCGGTCGTGTGCCTGCACGCCAAGGACGTGGGGACCTCGGGCTACGCGGCGGCAGGCACCGGGCTGCTCGACTACGACCTCGTGCTCGCGCTGCACGCGGCACTGCCCCACCGGGTGCCGGTCATCGTCCAGGACGCCACCGAGGACGACGTGCCGCGGGTCCGAGACTTCCTGCGCGCGCACGAGCCGGCGCGATGA
- a CDS encoding Gfo/Idh/MocA family oxidoreductase: MSSPAAPSPPTTSPEPSRAPLRLGVIGCGRISQAVHLPAIAKAEAVTLVGVGDTSPRLAQGVAARYDVPAFAAVEELLGRTSPDAVLVAVPDRFHHPVVTAALNAGAHVLVEKPAAATSAQAAELADLADARGLKLQVGAMRRHDPGIAYARAAVPRLGTLLSVSSWYRIQSRLRPPTEAALFPAMVVDDDVRRTEAEFKADRAHYLLDTHGAHVFDALANLAGVPTSVRAQFAGHGRDCSWHGTGRLPGGGLASFEITADIHADYAEGMDIHGEYGQISVRSTFPFFRQASTVSVHLERDGETRSPVFGAADPYQLQLEAFATAIATGAPANPSGADGVTALRLIEAVRDSAAADGKEVAP, encoded by the coding sequence ATGTCGAGCCCCGCCGCACCATCGCCACCCACGACCTCTCCCGAGCCCTCCCGCGCGCCGCTGCGGCTCGGGGTGATCGGCTGTGGCCGGATCAGCCAGGCCGTCCACCTGCCCGCGATCGCCAAGGCCGAGGCGGTCACCCTGGTCGGTGTCGGCGACACCAGCCCGCGGCTGGCACAGGGAGTGGCGGCGAGGTACGACGTGCCCGCCTTCGCCGCTGTCGAGGAGCTGCTCGGCCGGACCTCCCCGGACGCGGTACTTGTCGCCGTGCCCGACCGGTTCCACCACCCGGTGGTCACCGCCGCGCTGAACGCCGGCGCCCACGTCCTGGTGGAGAAGCCCGCGGCGGCCACCAGCGCCCAGGCCGCGGAGCTCGCGGACCTCGCCGACGCCAGGGGGCTGAAGCTGCAGGTCGGGGCGATGCGGCGGCACGACCCCGGAATCGCCTACGCCCGCGCGGCGGTGCCCCGGCTCGGCACCCTGCTCAGCGTCAGCAGCTGGTATCGCATCCAGTCCCGATTGCGTCCCCCGACGGAGGCCGCGCTGTTCCCCGCCATGGTCGTCGACGACGACGTACGCCGGACCGAGGCGGAGTTCAAGGCCGACCGGGCGCACTACCTGCTCGACACCCACGGCGCGCACGTCTTCGACGCCCTCGCCAACCTCGCCGGTGTGCCCACGTCGGTGCGGGCGCAGTTCGCCGGCCACGGGCGCGACTGCAGCTGGCACGGGACCGGCCGGCTGCCCGGCGGCGGGCTGGCGTCGTTCGAGATCACCGCCGACATCCATGCCGACTACGCCGAGGGGATGGACATCCACGGCGAGTACGGCCAGATCAGCGTCCGTTCGACGTTCCCGTTCTTCCGGCAGGCCAGCACCGTGTCGGTGCACCTGGAACGCGACGGCGAGACCCGCAGCCCGGTGTTCGGAGCCGCCGATCCGTACCAACTTCAGCTGGAGGCGTTCGCCACGGCGATCGCCACCGGCGCACCGGCCAACCCCTCCGGCGCGGACGGCGTGACCGCGCTGCGGCTGATCGAAGCGGTCCGCGACAGCGCTGCCGCCGACGGCAAGGAGGTAGCTCCATGA
- a CDS encoding ribulose-phosphate 3-epimerase — MQAYVSLWSADLLDLGAAVDRLAEVADGFHLDVFDGHAVPDLLFGPDVVAALRDRTDGLLDVHLMVARPDDWIDRFADAGADLITVHTSACPDIRTTLRTIRSRGVRAGLGLETHEPTSHAVAHFGDADRVLVMGTVVGVKGCDQDPATPARVEELVAARAEGGAAGSAPQVVVDGGIRTHTVPALARAGADGVVPGSLVFGAGDPVAAVRWLHALPAGPGDAAGDTEYSPSEGDVLPRG, encoded by the coding sequence GTGCAGGCCTACGTCTCGCTCTGGTCCGCCGACCTGCTCGACCTCGGTGCCGCCGTCGACCGGCTCGCCGAGGTCGCCGACGGGTTCCACCTCGACGTGTTCGACGGGCACGCGGTGCCCGACCTGCTCTTCGGTCCCGACGTGGTGGCCGCCCTGCGTGACCGCACCGACGGGCTGCTCGACGTGCACCTGATGGTCGCCCGCCCCGACGACTGGATCGACCGGTTCGCCGACGCGGGTGCCGACCTGATCACCGTGCACACCAGCGCCTGCCCCGACATTCGTACGACCCTGCGGACCATTCGGTCCCGCGGCGTGCGGGCCGGCCTCGGACTGGAGACGCACGAACCCACCAGCCACGCGGTCGCGCACTTCGGCGACGCCGACCGGGTGCTGGTGATGGGCACGGTGGTCGGGGTGAAGGGGTGCGACCAGGACCCCGCGACGCCGGCGCGGGTCGAGGAGCTGGTCGCCGCGCGTGCGGAGGGCGGCGCCGCGGGATCGGCCCCGCAGGTGGTGGTCGACGGCGGCATCCGTACGCACACTGTTCCCGCCCTGGCGCGGGCCGGAGCCGACGGCGTGGTGCCCGGCTCGCTGGTTTTCGGTGCCGGCGACCCGGTGGCGGCGGTGCGGTGGCTGCACGCCCTTCCGGCCGGGCCCGGTGACGCGGCCGGTGACACGGAATATTCACCCTCGGAGGGGGATGTGCTGCCGAGGGGGTAA
- a CDS encoding glycerophosphodiester phosphodiesterase family protein: protein MRTPAPSHDNGDHADVARDHDTPPVLVVAHRGASGVAPENTVAAIRAAAREGADFAEVDVVLTRDGVPVLFHDNTLVRTTDVATVFPDRAPWQPGDFTLAELRRLDAGSWFADSFAGERIPTLAEALAALDEYGIGLWAELKGANRHPDFVPAVAEVLRNTPGGWLTAPDRHRRFVATSFYFDPLAKFAAEIDHAVPLGGIVESVPGDETLQQVGGWMDYFIPNFRRLRPGDLVRIRAAGMRPAFWCPNHPAAVASLAAQGATAVIQNYPGVARAVLDGQPAFPAQTVVVERVEDATTNGSAEAADSGRYAILRNLTAEPVDLGGWYVRDDPGVRLPIGPGVTIPARGTLEVHAGPGQVGGHDGREDGRKDGPVRHFAEPSGPGFARGRNSVALHRPDGVVVDVAVDEPTA, encoded by the coding sequence ATGCGTACGCCCGCTCCTTCCCACGACAACGGAGACCACGCCGACGTGGCCCGCGACCACGACACGCCGCCTGTCCTCGTCGTCGCCCACCGCGGTGCGTCGGGGGTGGCGCCGGAGAACACCGTCGCGGCGATCCGGGCGGCCGCGCGGGAGGGTGCGGACTTCGCCGAGGTCGACGTGGTGCTGACCCGCGACGGCGTGCCGGTCCTCTTCCACGACAACACGTTGGTACGCACCACCGACGTGGCCACGGTCTTCCCCGACCGGGCGCCCTGGCAGCCCGGGGACTTCACCCTCGCCGAGCTGCGGCGACTGGACGCGGGCTCCTGGTTCGCCGACAGCTTCGCCGGTGAACGCATCCCGACGCTCGCCGAGGCGCTCGCAGCACTCGACGAGTACGGCATCGGGTTGTGGGCCGAGCTCAAGGGCGCCAACCGGCATCCGGACTTCGTGCCGGCGGTCGCCGAGGTGCTGCGCAACACCCCGGGCGGCTGGCTGACCGCACCGGACCGGCACCGGCGCTTCGTCGCCACGTCGTTCTACTTCGACCCGCTGGCGAAGTTCGCCGCCGAGATCGACCACGCGGTTCCGCTCGGCGGCATCGTCGAGTCGGTGCCCGGCGACGAGACCCTCCAGCAGGTCGGTGGCTGGATGGACTACTTCATCCCGAACTTCCGGCGGCTGCGTCCCGGTGACCTGGTGCGCATCCGGGCGGCCGGGATGCGACCGGCGTTCTGGTGCCCGAACCACCCTGCCGCGGTCGCCTCGCTGGCCGCTCAGGGCGCGACCGCGGTGATCCAGAACTACCCCGGGGTGGCCCGGGCGGTGCTGGACGGGCAGCCGGCGTTCCCGGCGCAGACGGTGGTCGTCGAACGCGTCGAGGACGCCACGACGAACGGCTCCGCCGAGGCCGCCGACAGCGGCCGGTACGCCATCCTGCGCAACCTGACCGCCGAGCCGGTCGACCTCGGGGGATGGTACGTACGCGACGACCCGGGCGTACGGCTGCCGATCGGGCCGGGCGTGACGATCCCTGCGCGCGGGACGCTGGAGGTGCACGCGGGCCCGGGCCAGGTCGGCGGTCACGACGGGCGGGAGGACGGCCGGAAGGACGGGCCGGTCCGGCACTTCGCCGAGCCCTCCGGTCCCGGTTTCGCCCGCGGCCGCAACAGCGTGGCCCTGCACCGACCCGACGGGGTGGTGGTCGACGTCGCGGTCGACGAGCCGACCGCGTAA
- the rpmG gene encoding 50S ribosomal protein L33, with protein MASKSSDVRPKITLACTECRERNYITRKNRRNDPDRLEIKKFCPRCRTHRAHRETR; from the coding sequence GTGGCTAGCAAGAGTTCCGACGTCCGCCCCAAGATCACCTTGGCGTGCACCGAGTGCCGGGAGCGCAACTACATCACGCGCAAGAACCGTCGTAACGACCCCGACCGGCTCGAGATCAAGAAGTTCTGCCCGCGCTGCCGGACCCACCGCGCGCACCGCGAGACTCGCTAG
- a CDS encoding MaoC family dehydratase N-terminal domain-containing protein: MPVDSTLVGRTYATKTPYEVGREKIREFADAVGDPSPVYRDPDAARALGHPDVVAPPTFPIVVAFQLLNELFADPTTGLALHRVVHADQKFAADRPIHPGDELVATLTIESVRQVAGTDLILTRTDIRTADGAPVCTARASVVHREEAA, translated from the coding sequence ATGCCCGTCGACTCCACGCTGGTCGGCCGAACCTACGCGACGAAGACGCCGTACGAAGTCGGCCGCGAGAAGATCCGCGAGTTCGCCGATGCCGTCGGCGACCCCAGTCCCGTCTACCGCGACCCCGACGCCGCTCGCGCGCTCGGCCACCCGGACGTGGTGGCCCCGCCGACTTTCCCGATCGTGGTGGCGTTCCAGCTGCTGAACGAGCTGTTCGCCGACCCCACCACCGGGCTCGCGCTCCACCGGGTCGTGCATGCCGACCAGAAGTTCGCCGCCGACCGGCCCATCCACCCCGGCGACGAGCTGGTGGCCACGCTCACGATCGAGAGCGTGCGCCAGGTCGCCGGCACCGACCTGATCCTCACCCGCACCGACATCCGGACCGCCGACGGCGCACCTGTCTGCACCGCGCGGGCGAGCGTCGTCCACCGCGAGGAGGCCGCATGA
- a CDS encoding MaoC/PaaZ C-terminal domain-containing protein, with the protein MTAARVPAYDEVEKGTELPSVSVRVRREDLVRYAGASGDFNRIHWNARVAREVGLPDVIAHGMLTMGAGARVLTEWAVDPARVVEYSVRFTRPVTVPDDDEGVTVTFGAKVADKLPDRVVRVDLTAVAGGEKVFGAARAMVRLD; encoded by the coding sequence ATGACCGCCGCACGCGTTCCGGCGTACGACGAGGTGGAGAAGGGCACCGAGCTGCCCTCGGTCAGCGTCCGGGTGCGCCGCGAGGACCTCGTCCGCTACGCCGGAGCCTCCGGCGACTTCAACCGCATCCACTGGAACGCCCGGGTGGCCCGCGAGGTCGGCCTGCCCGACGTGATCGCGCACGGCATGCTCACCATGGGCGCCGGTGCCCGGGTGCTCACCGAGTGGGCGGTCGATCCGGCCCGGGTGGTGGAGTACTCCGTCCGGTTCACCCGCCCGGTGACCGTCCCCGACGACGACGAGGGAGTGACGGTGACGTTCGGGGCGAAGGTCGCCGACAAGCTGCCCGACCGCGTGGTACGGGTCGACCTCACCGCCGTCGCCGGCGGCGAGAAGGTCTTCGGCGCCGCCCGGGCCATGGTCCGGCTGGACTGA
- a CDS encoding UDP-N-acetylmuramate dehydrogenase has product MPDHLSTPERRSVPERTGVPLAGLTTLRLGGPAKRLVEVADEAALLDVVREADASGEPLLVLGGGSNVVVADEGFAGTVLHVCTRGVRVESQDSCGGAVVRVAAGENWDSLVARAVAEGWVGVEALSGIPGLVGAAPIQNIGAYGQEVAQTLAQVRVWDREDAAVRTFAARECGFGYRTSRFKRSPQRYVVLEVVFQLRLGELGAPVQYAELARTLGVELGTRAPSADVRAAVLGLRAGKGMVLDAADHDTWSAGSFFTNPVIPAEAAAGLPAKAPRFPAGDGQVKTSAAWLIEHAGFGKGYGTGPARLSSKHTLALTNTGSATTADLLALAREIRAGVLGRFGVDLVNEPVLVGCEL; this is encoded by the coding sequence GTGCCCGATCATCTCTCCACCCCCGAACGCCGGTCCGTGCCCGAACGCACCGGCGTCCCGCTCGCCGGGCTCACCACGCTCCGTCTCGGCGGCCCGGCCAAGCGGCTGGTCGAGGTCGCCGACGAGGCCGCCCTGCTCGACGTGGTGCGCGAGGCCGACGCCTCGGGCGAGCCGCTGCTGGTGCTCGGTGGCGGCAGCAACGTCGTGGTCGCCGACGAGGGCTTCGCGGGCACCGTCCTGCACGTGTGCACCCGGGGCGTACGGGTGGAGTCGCAGGACTCCTGCGGCGGCGCCGTCGTCCGGGTCGCGGCGGGGGAGAACTGGGACAGCCTGGTCGCCCGAGCCGTCGCCGAGGGCTGGGTGGGTGTCGAGGCGCTGTCGGGGATACCCGGGCTGGTCGGCGCCGCGCCGATCCAGAACATCGGCGCCTACGGCCAGGAGGTCGCGCAGACCCTCGCTCAGGTGCGGGTGTGGGACCGGGAGGACGCGGCCGTACGCACGTTCGCCGCGCGGGAGTGCGGCTTCGGCTACCGCACCAGCAGGTTCAAGCGGTCACCCCAGCGCTACGTCGTCCTGGAGGTCGTGTTCCAGCTCCGGCTGGGGGAGCTGGGCGCGCCGGTGCAGTACGCCGAGCTCGCCCGCACCCTCGGGGTCGAACTCGGCACGCGGGCACCGTCGGCCGACGTCCGGGCCGCGGTGCTGGGCCTGCGGGCGGGCAAGGGCATGGTGCTCGACGCCGCCGACCACGACACCTGGAGCGCAGGGTCGTTCTTCACCAACCCGGTGATCCCGGCGGAGGCGGCGGCCGGGCTGCCCGCGAAGGCGCCCCGCTTCCCGGCAGGGGACGGGCAGGTCAAGACGAGCGCGGCCTGGCTGATCGAGCACGCCGGGTTCGGCAAGGGGTACGGCACCGGACCGGCTCGCCTTTCCAGCAAGCACACGCTGGCCCTCACCAACACCGGCTCCGCCACCACCGCCGACCTGCTGGCACTGGCCCGGGAGATCCGGGCGGGCGTCCTGGGCAGGTTCGGTGTCGACCTCGTGAACGAACCCGTCCTGGTCGGCTGCGAGCTGTAG
- a CDS encoding adenosine deaminase, giving the protein MSGARPGVRPLDTLPKAHLHLHFTGSMRHETLVELAGQHGLHLPEALRDEWPPQLLATDEKGWFRFQRLYDIARSVLVTADDVRRLVRETVEDEAREGSGWLEIQVDPSGYGSRFGGITAFTELVLDAVRDAADRTGVGVGLVIAANRTRHPLDARTLARLATQYAGHGVVGFGLSNDERRGRTEEFARAFRIATEAGLGSMPHGGELCGPDSVRACLDRLGATRVGHGVRTVEDPALLDRVAAAGVPLEVCPASNVALGVYPEADVVPLRKLFDAGAQIALGADDPLLFGVRLVGQYELARGLGFTDAELAELARMSVRASTAPAPVRDRLLHGVDRWLAPEETSGTPEPPEREQLRAGGSAPLPDTSGPEWWADRIRALGLPVEKPLGAGMDGVVWAVDDDTVAKVWFRHSPAALHRLRDFYADLDAAGLPFVTPCIHAVRTVDGTPVTIERRLHGRPLSEFVEAHGPTETALRTFVDVLAALRDTKGGPSARALPVMAEADTFYRDAGSSWPAALRALVDRRAEVYADVLRSAVPDFDALLERVRAGLRALPDGEAAIVHGDLCPPNVLVEPVGEGDGALRVTAVLDWGFLTTAGDPAFDASLAAGFFDMYGPRAREIDETLSGRIVAEFGYPPPLLHLYRACYAIAGANAYDPAGGDGHFAWCADQLRRPDLRAALGL; this is encoded by the coding sequence GTGAGCGGAGCCCGCCCCGGCGTACGCCCGCTCGACACGCTCCCGAAGGCGCATCTGCACCTGCACTTCACCGGGTCGATGCGGCACGAGACGCTGGTCGAGCTGGCCGGGCAGCACGGCCTCCACCTGCCCGAGGCGTTGCGGGACGAGTGGCCGCCGCAGCTGCTGGCCACCGACGAGAAGGGCTGGTTCCGCTTCCAGCGGCTGTACGACATCGCCCGGTCGGTGCTGGTCACCGCCGACGACGTACGCCGGCTGGTGCGGGAGACCGTCGAGGACGAGGCGCGCGAGGGGTCGGGTTGGCTGGAGATCCAGGTCGACCCCTCCGGCTATGGGAGCAGGTTCGGCGGCATCACCGCGTTCACCGAGCTCGTGCTTGACGCCGTACGCGATGCCGCCGACCGGACCGGGGTGGGCGTCGGCCTGGTGATCGCCGCCAACCGCACCCGGCACCCGCTGGACGCGCGGACGCTCGCCCGGCTGGCCACGCAGTACGCCGGGCACGGCGTGGTCGGGTTCGGGCTGTCCAACGACGAGCGGCGGGGGCGGACCGAGGAGTTCGCCCGGGCGTTCCGCATCGCGACCGAGGCGGGGCTGGGCTCGATGCCGCACGGCGGTGAGCTGTGTGGCCCGGACAGCGTGCGCGCCTGCCTGGACCGGCTCGGCGCGACCCGGGTGGGGCACGGCGTGCGCACGGTGGAGGACCCCGCGCTGCTGGACCGGGTCGCCGCGGCCGGGGTGCCGCTGGAGGTCTGCCCGGCGTCCAACGTCGCGCTGGGTGTCTACCCCGAGGCCGACGTCGTGCCGCTGCGGAAGCTGTTCGACGCCGGGGCGCAGATCGCGCTGGGTGCCGACGACCCGCTGCTGTTCGGGGTCCGGCTGGTCGGGCAGTACGAACTGGCCAGAGGGCTCGGTTTCACCGACGCCGAACTCGCCGAGCTGGCCCGGATGTCGGTACGCGCCTCGACGGCGCCGGCACCCGTGCGGGACCGGCTGCTGCACGGCGTGGATCGCTGGCTGGCCCCCGAGGAGACGTCCGGGACGCCTGAACCACCCGAACGCGAGCAGCTCCGGGCGGGCGGCAGCGCTCCCCTGCCGGACACGAGTGGGCCGGAGTGGTGGGCGGACCGGATACGGGCGCTCGGCCTGCCGGTCGAGAAGCCGCTCGGCGCCGGCATGGACGGCGTCGTCTGGGCCGTGGACGACGACACGGTGGCGAAGGTCTGGTTCCGTCACTCACCGGCCGCCCTGCACCGGCTGCGGGACTTCTACGCCGACCTGGACGCCGCCGGGCTGCCGTTCGTCACGCCGTGCATCCACGCCGTGCGGACCGTCGACGGTACGCCGGTCACGATCGAACGCCGGCTGCACGGCCGGCCGCTGTCGGAGTTCGTCGAGGCCCACGGCCCGACCGAGACGGCCCTGCGTACCTTCGTCGACGTACTCGCCGCCCTGCGCGACACCAAGGGCGGCCCGTCGGCCCGGGCGTTGCCGGTGATGGCCGAGGCGGACACCTTCTACCGTGACGCGGGCTCGTCCTGGCCGGCCGCGCTGCGCGCACTGGTCGACCGCAGGGCCGAGGTGTACGCCGACGTGCTGCGGTCCGCGGTGCCCGACTTCGACGCGCTGCTGGAGCGGGTCCGGGCGGGACTGCGCGCCCTGCCCGACGGCGAGGCCGCGATCGTGCACGGCGACCTGTGCCCACCGAACGTCCTGGTCGAGCCGGTCGGCGAAGGCGATGGTGCCCTGCGGGTGACCGCGGTCCTGGACTGGGGCTTCCTGACCACTGCCGGCGACCCGGCGTTCGACGCCTCCTTGGCCGCGGGGTTCTTCGACATGTACGGCCCGCGGGCACGGGAGATCGACGAGACGCTGAGCGGCCGGATAGTCGCGGAGTTCGGTTACCCGCCGCCGTTGCTGCACCTCTATCGCGCCTGCTACGCGATCGCCGGAGCCAACGCGTACGACCCGGCCGGGGGTGACGGGCACTTCGCCTGGTGCGCGGACCAGTTGCGCCGGCCGGACCTCCGGGCCGCCCTCGGCCTGTGA